A region from the Beduinella massiliensis genome encodes:
- a CDS encoding helix-turn-helix domain-containing protein, with protein MAFGANLQYLRRTHGGMTQEKLAERMGVSRQTVSKWEADEAYPEVGKLIELCGIFSCKLDALLREDMAARHDAYSDVRLETVKAFRMARYVVISPNPENDVRACLDAWARASGLEAYQGGSGERIGWDFPFVSAEQKNRFGLRGYALACILPDGFEPACGGAEIARQDDAVYAVISIREPFKAAFERIPHAYKLLLDYLNCNGFKENTSGAPLPCFERVYQKDGVEFMDVYVHADGVGRANLFTSLG; from the coding sequence ATGGCATTCGGTGCGAATTTACAGTATCTGCGCAGGACGCATGGCGGCATGACGCAGGAGAAGCTCGCGGAGCGCATGGGGGTATCCCGTCAGACCGTGTCCAAATGGGAGGCGGACGAGGCCTATCCGGAGGTGGGCAAGCTCATCGAGCTGTGCGGCATCTTCTCCTGCAAGCTGGATGCGTTGCTGCGCGAGGACATGGCGGCCCGGCACGACGCGTATTCGGACGTGCGGCTGGAAACGGTAAAGGCTTTCCGCATGGCACGCTACGTCGTCATCAGCCCCAACCCGGAGAATGACGTGCGCGCCTGTCTGGACGCCTGGGCGCGCGCAAGCGGCCTTGAAGCGTACCAAGGCGGCTCGGGGGAGCGGATCGGCTGGGACTTCCCCTTCGTCTCGGCGGAGCAGAAGAACCGTTTCGGCCTGCGCGGCTACGCGCTCGCCTGCATCCTGCCGGACGGCTTTGAACCCGCGTGCGGCGGGGCGGAGATCGCCCGGCAGGACGACGCCGTGTACGCCGTCATCTCCATCCGCGAACCGTTTAAGGCGGCTTTCGAGCGGATTCCGCACGCCTACAAGCTCCTGCTGGACTACCTGAACTGCAACGGCTTTAAGGAAAACACGTCCGGCGCCCCCCTGCCCTGTTTTGAGCGGGTCTATCAGAAGGACGGCGTGGAGTTCATGGACGTGTACGTCCACGCGGACGGCGTGGGCCGGGCCAACCTGTTTACGAGCCTGGGTTGA
- a CDS encoding NADH peroxidase has product MKKFVCPVCGYVHEGDCPPEKCPVCGVAGSKFIEQAQGKVWASEHVIGVAKDVDEEIKEGLRANFVGECTEVGMYLAMARAAHREGYPEIGLYWEKAAFEEAEHAAKFAELLGEVVSPSTKENLTVRVEAENGATMGKTELAKKAKALGLDAIHDTVHEMARDEARHGKAFEGLLNRYFGK; this is encoded by the coding sequence ATGAAGAAGTTTGTTTGCCCGGTTTGTGGTTATGTCCATGAGGGCGATTGCCCGCCCGAGAAGTGCCCGGTGTGCGGCGTCGCCGGTTCCAAGTTCATCGAGCAGGCGCAGGGTAAGGTCTGGGCGTCCGAGCACGTGATCGGCGTGGCCAAGGACGTGGACGAGGAGATCAAGGAAGGCCTGCGCGCGAACTTCGTCGGAGAGTGCACCGAGGTGGGCATGTACCTGGCGATGGCCCGCGCCGCGCACCGCGAGGGATATCCCGAAATCGGCCTCTACTGGGAAAAGGCCGCGTTTGAAGAGGCGGAGCACGCCGCGAAGTTCGCGGAGCTGCTGGGCGAGGTCGTGAGCCCCTCTACCAAGGAGAACCTCACCGTCCGCGTCGAGGCGGAGAACGGCGCCACCATGGGCAAGACCGAGCTGGCCAAGAAGGCGAAGGCGCTGGGTCTGGACGCGATCCACGACACCGTGCACGAGATGGCGCGCGACGAAGCCCGCCACGGCAAGGCGTTCGAGGGCCTGCTGAACCGCTACTTCGGCAAGTAA